In Fulvia fulva chromosome 10, complete sequence, a single window of DNA contains:
- a CDS encoding Mitochondrial presequence protease, translated as MLSTLRAARSRIVLPLQRPRTSPLQRKYASVTELSSLPQPGDRLHGFTLKRSEHVAELQLSALHFQHDRTGADYLHVARDDDNNVFGIGFKTNPPNATGVPHILEHTTLCGSEKYPVRDPFFKMMPRSLQNFMNAFTSADHTTYPFATTNAQDFKNLMGVYLDATLHPLLKETDFVQEGWRIGPENPQAEAEDDKGSDLVFKGVVYNEMKGQISDARYLFYIRFMEHIFPSINNSGGDPAKMPDLTYEQLKTFHAEHYHPSNSKIVTYGDQPVEDHLRFLGEQLASFTRQDTDADIKTADLLDGPKSVTVKGPIDTMTSPDSQYKTSVTWLTCDPNDNDEGTGLSIALDLLLDGYGSPLYRALIESGLGSDFSPNTGLLTQGRRGIFSVGLSGVKEENVPKVKEAIFEAIRDAIAQGFDEKKVDGFLHQMELSLKHKKANFGLGAVQRLIRKWFNGADPYEELAIKKALDTFKANYAQPGYLEGLLKKYLLVDNTFSFTMTPSTTYAAELAEEEATRLKTKISEAVKSYPNEQEAYKQLRERELALVKEQDAGRTASLDSLPTLRVTDIPREKPEIQVRDGTVDGVKVQFRETATNGLTYFRALALFKDLPDELRMLVPLFTDSIMRIGTKDKTMEEIETLLKLKTGGMSFGHHLTSSAYDTQKVEEGLSISGSAFDGNIPALYELIQTVLLETDFDSPQAAKMIKQLLQTDASGAVDGIASSGHAYAMKYAESGLSPSLRMAEQSGGLTQVKLITALAAAEDNTEAMNELISKLKTIQSLVVANMRAGSMRVALTCGADAASANGSAVQKFLTTTSKYNLPTPASIATGHSPHDLSTHQKTLFNLPYQVSYSAIAIPTGPYSDPSTAPIAILAKLLTHKHLHPEIREKGGAYGAGAYSKSTNGTFGMYSYRDPNPTNTLRIYQEAAQWAAEQEYSEREMEEAKLSVFQGMDAPRSITSEGMDRFLVGIDHELQQKRRQWLLDVNAADVREAAQRVAKAVEERGRVVVLGDAGKQSFHKEDGWKVEDMGLAKEQPGEVVGEVKAKL; from the exons ATGTTGAGCACACTGCGGGCTGCGCGCTCTCGCATCGTTCTGCCGCTCCAGCGCCCTCGAACGAGCCCACTGCAGCGAAAGTACGCCTCCGTCACCGAACTCAGCAGCTTGCCTCAGCCAGGCGATCGCCTTCACGGCTTCACCCTCAAGCGATCAGAACATGTCGCCGAGCTACAGCTATCAGCGCTGCACTTCCAGCATGACAGAACAGGCGCAGACTACCTGCACGTAGCAAGAGATGACGATAACAATGTCTTTGGCATCGGCTTCAAGACCAACCCGCCCAACGCCACTGGCGTGCCACACATCCTCGAGCACACGACACTATGCGGATCGGAAAA GTACCCTGTGAGGGATCCCTTCTTCAAGATGATGCCTCGTTCCCTTCAAAATTTCATGAATGCCTTTACCTCGGCCGACCATACCACCTACCCCTTTGCTACTACCAATGCACAGGACTTCAAGAATCTGATGGGCGTCTACCTCGACGCGACCCTACACCCACTGCTCAAAGAGACCGACTTCGTGCAAGAAGGATGGAGAATTGGACCGGAGAACCCGCAGGCAGAAGCAGAGGACGACAAGGGAAGCGATCTGGTGTTCAAGGGTGTTGTCTACAACGAGATGAAGGGCCAGATCTCAGACGCGAGATACCTTTTCTACATCCGCTTCATGGAGCACATCTTCCCGTCCATCAACAACAGCGGGGGAGACCCTGCCAAAATGCCCGACCTTACCTACGAGCAGCTGAAGACCTTCCATGCCGAGCACTATCATCCAAGCAACAGCAAGATCGTCACGTACGGCGATCAACCTGTTGAAGACCATCTTCGCTTCCTTGGTGAGCAGCTGGCGAGCTTCACCAGGCAAGACACGGATGCAGATATCAAGACCGCCGACCTGCTTGATGGCCCCAAGAGCGTTACCGTCAAAGGTCCCATCGATACCATGACATCGCCCGACTCGCAGTATAAGACATCCGTGACTTGGCTTACCTGCGACCCCAACGACAATGACGAGGGCACTGGACTAAGCATTGCCCTGGACCTACTCCTTGATGGCTATGGCTCACCATTGTATCGTGCTCTGATCGAGTCTGGCCTTGGCAGCGACTTCTCGCCCAATACTGGTCTTCTCACACAAGGTCGAAGAGGCATCTTCTCTGTGGGTCTGAGTGGTGTCAAGGAAGAGAACGTGCCCAAGGTTAAGGAAGCCATATTCGAGGCCATTCGAGATGCGATTGCGCAAGGCTTCGACGAGAAGAAAGTGGACGGCTTTCTGCACCAGATGGAGCTTAGTCTGAAACATAAAAAAGCAAACTTTGGTCTAGGCGCGGTGCAACGACTGATCCGGAAGTGGTTCAATGGCGCAGACCCATACGAAGAACTCGCCATAAAGAAAGCCCTTGACACATTCAAGGCAAACTATGCTCAGCCTGGTTATCTCGAGGGTCTGCTCAAGAAGTATCTCCTGGTCGACAATACCTTCTCATTCACCATGACGCCGAGCACGACGTATGCTGCTGAGCTCGCCGAAGAGGAAGCCACTCGACTCAAGACCAAGATCTCAGAGGCGGTCAAATCCTATCCAAATGAGCAAGAAGCATACAAGCAGCTGCGTGAAAGGGAACTTGCTCTGGTCAAGGAGCAAGATGCTGGCCGAACAGCGTCGCTTGACAGCCTGCCCACGCTCAGGGTCACAGACATCCCGCGCGAGAAGCCGGAAATTCAGGTGAGAGATGGCACAGTTGATGGCGTCAAAGTGCAGTTCAGAGAAACCGCGACCAATGGCCTGACGTATTTCCGCGCGCTGGCACTTTTCAAGGACCTACCTGATGAGCTTCGTATGCTGGTACCTCTCTTCACAGACAGCATAATGCGAATCGGCACCAAGGACAAGACTATGGAAGAAATTGAGACTTTGCTCAAGCTGAAGACAGGTGGCATGAGCTTTGGGCACCACCTTACTAGCTCTGCGTATGACACCCAAAAGGTCGAAGAAGGGTTATCAATCTCCGGCTCTGCCTTTGATGGCAACATACCAGCTCTGTACGAGCTGATCCAGACGGTCTTGCTTGAGACCGACTTCGACTCACCTCAAGCAGCGAAAATGATTAAGCAACTTCTACAGACCGATGCCAGCGGTGCGGTTGATGGCATTGCATCGAGTGGTCACGCCTACGCGATGAAGTATGCCGAATCAGGATTGTCGCCTTCGCTGAGAATGGCAGAGCAGTCTGGCGGCTTGACCCAAGTGAAGCTCATCACAGCTCTTGCAGCAGCAGAAGACAATACCGAGGCGATGAACGAGCTCATTTCAAAATTGAAGACAATCCAATCCCTCGTGGTCGCAAACATGCGTGCTGGATCAATGCGTGTGGCACTCACCTGCGGTGCAGACGCCGCCTCCGCCAACGGATCCGCCGTACAAAAGTTCCTAACCACCACCAGCAAATACAACCTCCCAACCCCAGCATCCATCGCCACTGGCCATAGTCCCCACGACCTCAGCACCCACCAAAAAACCCTCTTCAACCTCCCCTACCAAGTCTCCTACTCCGCCATCGCAATCCCCACAGGCCCTTATTCCGACCCCTCCACCGCGCCCATCGCCATCCTCGCCAAACTCCTCACACACAAACACCTCCACCCGGAAATCCGCGAGAAGGGCGGCGCCTATGGCGCCGGCGCGTACAGTAAGAGTACCAACGGCACCTTTGGGATGTACTCCTACCGCGACCCGAACCCGACGAATACTCTCCGAATATACCAGGAAGCAGCGCAGTGGGCGGCTGAACAGGAGTATTCGGAGCGTGAGATGGAGGAGGCGAAGCTTTCGGTTTTTCAGGGTATGGATGCGCCGAGGAGTATTACGAGTGAGGGGATGGATAGGTTTTTGGTGGGGATTGATCATGAACTTCAGCAGAAGAGGAGGCAGTGGTTGTTGGATGTTAATGCTGCTGATGTTAGAGAGGCTGCGCAGAGGGTTGCGAAGGCGGTTGAGGAGAGGGGGAGGGTGGTTGTGTTGGGGGATGCGGGGAAGCAATCGTTCCACAAGGAAGATGGGTGGAAGGTTGAGGATATGGGGTTGGCGAAGGAGCAGCCTGGGGAAGTGGTTGGGGAGGTGAAGGCGAAGTTGTAG